The following coding sequences lie in one Arachis stenosperma cultivar V10309 chromosome 5, arast.V10309.gnm1.PFL2, whole genome shotgun sequence genomic window:
- the LOC130982008 gene encoding ABC transporter C family member 10-like isoform X3: MTFWWLNPLMKKGKEKTLEDEDIPKLREPDRAESCYSVFIEQLNKQKQKEPTLQPSVFWTIMSCHWREIWISGFFAFIKVVTLSCGPLLLNAFILVAEGNESFKYEGYVLAISLFFAKIIESLSQRQWYFRCRLVGMKVRSLLTAAIYKKQLKLSNAARLEHSGGEIMNYVTVDAYRIGEFPFWFHQMWTTSFQICIALVILVRAIGLATIASMVVIILTVLCNAPLAKLQQKFQSKLMVAQDERLKANSEALVNMKVLKLYAWEKHFKKAIEGLRNVELEMLSAVQSRKAYNIFLFWSSPILVSAASFAACYFLEIPLHANNVFTFVATLRLVQEPITTIPDVIGVVIQSKVAFARIGKFLEASELQNANCRKSCVDDNLRGSISIKSADFSWEDNVSKPTLRNINLEVRHGQKVAICGEVGSGKSTLLATILGEVPNTKGTIEVYGSFAYVSQTAWIRSGTIRENILFGADLDPQRYEETLYRSSLIKDLELFPYGDLTEIGERGVNLSGGQKQRIQLARALYQNADIYLLDDPFSAVDAHTATNLFKEYIMEGLAGKTVLLVTHQVDFLPAFDSVMLMLDGEILQAAPYHHLLESSREFQELVEAHKKTAGSDHQVDTPSAKRDSTSGREIKQDFLEKKLEASNENKLIKQEEREIGDTGLKPYIQYLNQMKGYIYFAAATLCHILFVTGQIIQNSWMAANVDNPHIKTLKLILVYLLIGVVSIVFMLIRTFLIVALGLLSSKHLFSQLMNSLFRAPMSFYDSTPLGRILSRVSADMSIVDLDVPFFLAYTVGGTTNFYSNLAVLSFVSWQVLFVAIPLVFAAIQLQKYYFATAKALMRLNGTTKSFVANHVAETNAGAVTIRAFKEEDRFFKKNLDLIDVNASPFFHSFTSNEWLIQRLETISAVVLSAAALCMVVLPPETFPAGFIGMALSYGLSLNNSLVFSIQFQCTLANYIVSVERINQYMYIPSEAPEVIEGNRPPVNWPDAGKVEISNLQIRYRANGPLVLHGITCTFEGGHKIGIVGRTGSGKSTLISALFRLVEPAGGKIVMDGIDISSIGLHDLRSHLGVIPQDPTLFNGTVRYNLDPLSQHSDEEIWEVLGKCQLREAVQEKEKGLDSSVVEDGSNWSMGQRQLFCLGRALLRRSRILVLDEATASIDNATDLILQKTIRTEFADCTVITVAHRIPTVMDCTKVLSISDGKLVEYDEPKKLMKREGSLFGKLVKEYWSHFQSAESH; the protein is encoded by the exons ATGACATTTTGGTGGTTGAATCCATTGATGAAAAAAGGTAAAGAGAAAACACTTGAGGATGAGGATATCCCAAAGCTGCGCGAGCCGGATCGAGCAGAAAGTTGCTATTCTGTGTTTATAGAACAACTTAACAAACAGAAACAAAAAGAACCAACATTGCAGCCATCAGTATTTTGGACTATAATGTCCTGCCACTGGAGAGAGATTTGGATTTCAGGATTCTTTGCATTTATTAAGGTAGTTACTCTGTCTTGTGGTCCCCTGCTTTTGAATGCATTTATATTGGTTGCTGAGGGTAATGAAAGTTTCAAATATGAAGGTTATGTGTTGGCCATTTCACTTTTCTTTGCAAAGATCATAGAATCCTTGTCTCAAAGGCAATGGTATTTTCGATGTAGACTCGTTGGTATGAAGGTTAGATCACTTCTCACTGCAGCCATTTATAAGAAACAATTGAAGCTATCCAATGCTGCTAGATTGGAGCATTCTGGTGGTGAGATAATGAATTATGTGACTGTTGATGCATATAGGATTGGAGAATTTCCATTTTGGTTTCATCAGATGTGGACAACAAGCTTCCAAATATGCATTGCTTTGGTGATTCTTGTCCGAGCCATTGGACTCGCGACAATAGCCTCAATGGTAGTAATAATTCTCACTGTACTTTGCAATGCTCCATTGGCAAAGCTACAGCAGAAGTTTCAAAGCAAACTCATGGTGGCACAAGATGAGAGATTGAAGGCTAATTCTGAGGCTCTTGTGAATATGAAAGTTCTGAAGCTATATGCATGGGAGAAACATTTTAAGAAGGCTATTGAAGGCTTAAGGAATGTGGAACTTGAAATGTTATCAGCAGTGCAATCAAGAAAGGCCTATAACATCTTTCTCTTCTGGTCTTCGCCTATTCTGGTGTCCGCGGCTTCCTTTGCTGCATGCTACTTTTTGGAGATTCCTTTGCATGCAAACAATGTTTTCACTTTTGTGGCAACACTGCGCCTTGTGCAAGAGCCAATCACAACCATCCCAGATGTTATTGGAGTGGTTATTCAATCGAAAGTTGCATTCGCTCGAATTGGGAAGTTTCTTGAGGCATCTGAACTGCAGAATGCAAATTGCAGGAAGAGTTGTGTTGATGATAACCTCAGAGGCTCAATTTCAATCAAGTCTGCTGATTTTTCATGGGAAGATAATGTGTCAAAACCAACACTTAGAAACATAAATTTGGAGGTTAGACATGGACAAAAGGTAGCAATTTGTGGAGAAGTTGGATCAGGAAAATCAACTCTCTTAGCAACAATTCTTGGAGAAGTTCCAAATACAAAGGGAACT ATTGAAGTTTATGGGAGTTTTGCATATGTTTCTCAAACAGCATGGATACGGTCAGGTACAATAAGGGAAAATATTTTGTTTGGAGCAGATTTGGATCCACAAAGATATGAAGAGACACTTTATAGATCTTCACTGATAAAGGATCTTGAGTTGTTTCCTTATGGAGATCTAACCGAAATAGGCGAGAGGGGAGTTAATCTGAGTGGAGGTCAGAAGCAGCGAATTCAGCTCGCTCGTGCGCTTTATCAGAATGCTGATATATATCTCTTGGATGATCCATTCAGTGCTGTTGATGCTCACACAGCCACAAATTTGTTTAAG GAATATATCATGGAAGGACTTGCAGGGAAGACTGTGTTACTTGTGACTCATCAAGTTGACTTCCTACCAGCTTTTGATTCTGTTATG TTGATGTTAGATGGAGAAATTCTACAAGCTGCTCCTTATCATCATCTATTGGAATCAAGCCGAGAATTCCAAGAACTCGTCGAGGCTCACAAGAAGACTGCTGGTTCTGACCATCAAGTTGACACTCCTTCTGCCAAGAGAGATTCAACTTCTGGCAGAGAGATTAAGCAAGatttcttggagaagaagttaGAAGCTTCAAACGAAAATAAGTTGATTAAgcaagaagaaagagagatagGAGACACAGGCTTGAAGCCTTACATTCAGTATCTGAATCAGATGAAGGGATACATATACTTTGCTGCCGCTACTCTTTGTCACATTTTATTTGTAACTGGCCAAATAATTCAAAACTCATGGATGGCTGCTAATGTTGACAACCCTCATATCAAAACTCTGAAATTGATCTTAGTCTACTTGTTGATAGGAGTTGTTTCAATTGTTTTTATGTTAATCAGAACTTTTCTTATAGTTGCTTTAGGTCTTCTATCATCAAAACATCTATTTTCACAGTTGATGAACTCCCTTTTCCGCGCACCGATGTCTTTTTATGACTCCACACCTTTGGGAAGGATACTTAGCAGG GTATCTGCAGATATGAGCATTGTGGATCTTGATGTACCATTTTTCCTTGCATATACTGTGGGGGGTACTacaaatttttattctaatCTTGCAGTTTTATCATTTGTGAGTTGGCAAGTCTTGTTTGTTGCCATACCACTGGTTTTTGCTGCGATTCAATTGCAG AAATACTACTTTGCTACTGCAAAAGCATTGATGAGGTTAAATGGCACAACAAAATCATTTGTAGCTAATCATGTAGCAGAAACTAATGCTGGAGCTGTGACAATAAGGGCCTTTAAGGAGGAAGATCGCTTTTTCAAGAAGAATCTTGATCTGATTGATGTCAATGCTAGTCCATTCTTCCATAGTTTCACTTCAAATGAATGGTTGATCCAACGGTTAGAAACAATCAGTGCTGTTGTTCTATCTGCTGCAGCACTTTGCATGGTTGTGCTTCCACCCGAGACTTTCCCCGCCG GATTTATTGGCATGGCACTCTCTTATGGCCTTTCACTGAACAATTCCCTAgtattttcaattcaatttcaatgCACTCTAGCAAATTATATAGTATCTGTAGAGAGGATAAATCAATATATGTATATACCAAGTGAGGCCCCAGAAGTTATCGAAGGAAATCGCCCTCCGGTTAATTGGCCAGATGCAGGCAAAGTAGAAATTAGTAACTTGCAG ATAAGATACAGGGCTAATGGACCACTTGTACTCCATGGAATTACATGCACATTTGAAGGAGGACACAAGATTGGTATTGTTGGCAGGACAGGAAGTGGGAAGTCCACTCTTATTAGTGCTTTGTTTCGCCTTGTCGAGCCGGCCGGTGGAAAGATTGTAATGGATGGCATAGACATATCCTCGATCGGCCTTCATGATTTGAGGTCACATTTAGGTGTTATACCTCAGGATCCTACTCTTTTTAATGGAACAGTTAGATATAATTTGGACCCTTTGTCTCAACATTCTGATGAAGAGATATGGGAG GTTCTTGGAAAGTGTCAGTTGCGAGAAGCCgtgcaagaaaaagaaaagggctTAGACTCCTCAG TTGTTGAAGATGGATCGAATTGGAGTATGGGACAAAGGCAGTTATTCTGTCTAGGCCGCGCCCTTTTGAGGCGAAGTAGGATATTGGTGCTTGATGAAGCAACCGCATCAATTGATAATGCAACAGATCTTATTTTGCAGAAAACAATTAGAACAGAATTTGCAGATTGTACAGTGATCACAGTAGCACACAGGATACCAACTGTGATGGATTGCACCAAGGTTCTCTCCATAAGTGATG GAAAATTGGTAGAGTATGATGAGCCAAAGAAGTTAATGAAGAGAGAAGGGTCATTGTTTGGGAAGCTTGTGAAAGAATACTGGTCTCATTTTCAGTCTGCAGAATCTCATTGA
- the LOC130982008 gene encoding ABC transporter C family member 10-like isoform X4, whose amino-acid sequence MWTTSFQICIALVILVRAIGLATIASMVVIILTVLCNAPLAKLQQKFQSKLMVAQDERLKANSEALVNMKVLKLYAWEKHFKKAIEGLRNVELEMLSAVQSRKAYNIFLFWSSPILVSAASFAACYFLEIPLHANNVFTFVATLRLVQEPITTIPDVIGVVIQSKVAFARIGKFLEASELQNANCRKSCVDDNLRGSISIKSADFSWEDNVSKPTLRNINLEVRHGQKVAICGEVGSGKSTLLATILGEVPNTKGTIEVYGSFAYVSQTAWIRSGTIRENILFGADLDPQRYEETLYRSSLIKDLELFPYGDLTEIGERGVNLSGGQKQRIQLARALYQNADIYLLDDPFSAVDAHTATNLFKEYIMEGLAGKTVLLVTHQVDFLPAFDSVMLMLDGEILQAAPYHHLLESSREFQELVEAHKKTAGSDHQVDTPSAKRDSTSGREIKQDFLEKKLEASNENKLIKQEEREIGDTGLKPYIQYLNQMKGYIYFAAATLCHILFVTGQIIQNSWMAANVDNPHIKTLKLILVYLLIGVVSIVFMLIRTFLIVALGLLSSKHLFSQLMNSLFRAPMSFYDSTPLGRILSRVSADMSIVDLDVPFFLAYTVGGTTNFYSNLAVLSFVSWQVLFVAIPLVFAAIQLQKYYFATAKALMRLNGTTKSFVANHVAETNAGAVTIRAFKEEDRFFKKNLDLIDVNASPFFHSFTSNEWLIQRLETISAVVLSAAALCMVVLPPETFPAGFIGMALSYGLSLNNSLVFSIQFQCTLANYIVSVERINQYMYIPSEAPEVIEGNRPPVNWPDAGKVEISNLQIRYRANGPLVLHGITCTFEGGHKIGIVGRTGSGKSTLISALFRLVEPAGGKIVMDGIDISSIGLHDLRSHLGVIPQDPTLFNGTVRYNLDPLSQHSDEEIWEVLGKCQLREAVQEKEKGLDSSVVEDGSNWSMGQRQLFCLGRALLRRSRILVLDEATASIDNATDLILQKTIRTEFADCTVITVAHRIPTVMDCTKVLSISDGKLVEYDEPKKLMKREGSLFGKLVKEYWSHFQSAESH is encoded by the exons ATGTGGACAACAAGCTTCCAAATATGCATTGCTTTGGTGATTCTTGTCCGAGCCATTGGACTCGCGACAATAGCCTCAATGGTAGTAATAATTCTCACTGTACTTTGCAATGCTCCATTGGCAAAGCTACAGCAGAAGTTTCAAAGCAAACTCATGGTGGCACAAGATGAGAGATTGAAGGCTAATTCTGAGGCTCTTGTGAATATGAAAGTTCTGAAGCTATATGCATGGGAGAAACATTTTAAGAAGGCTATTGAAGGCTTAAGGAATGTGGAACTTGAAATGTTATCAGCAGTGCAATCAAGAAAGGCCTATAACATCTTTCTCTTCTGGTCTTCGCCTATTCTGGTGTCCGCGGCTTCCTTTGCTGCATGCTACTTTTTGGAGATTCCTTTGCATGCAAACAATGTTTTCACTTTTGTGGCAACACTGCGCCTTGTGCAAGAGCCAATCACAACCATCCCAGATGTTATTGGAGTGGTTATTCAATCGAAAGTTGCATTCGCTCGAATTGGGAAGTTTCTTGAGGCATCTGAACTGCAGAATGCAAATTGCAGGAAGAGTTGTGTTGATGATAACCTCAGAGGCTCAATTTCAATCAAGTCTGCTGATTTTTCATGGGAAGATAATGTGTCAAAACCAACACTTAGAAACATAAATTTGGAGGTTAGACATGGACAAAAGGTAGCAATTTGTGGAGAAGTTGGATCAGGAAAATCAACTCTCTTAGCAACAATTCTTGGAGAAGTTCCAAATACAAAGGGAACT ATTGAAGTTTATGGGAGTTTTGCATATGTTTCTCAAACAGCATGGATACGGTCAGGTACAATAAGGGAAAATATTTTGTTTGGAGCAGATTTGGATCCACAAAGATATGAAGAGACACTTTATAGATCTTCACTGATAAAGGATCTTGAGTTGTTTCCTTATGGAGATCTAACCGAAATAGGCGAGAGGGGAGTTAATCTGAGTGGAGGTCAGAAGCAGCGAATTCAGCTCGCTCGTGCGCTTTATCAGAATGCTGATATATATCTCTTGGATGATCCATTCAGTGCTGTTGATGCTCACACAGCCACAAATTTGTTTAAG GAATATATCATGGAAGGACTTGCAGGGAAGACTGTGTTACTTGTGACTCATCAAGTTGACTTCCTACCAGCTTTTGATTCTGTTATG TTGATGTTAGATGGAGAAATTCTACAAGCTGCTCCTTATCATCATCTATTGGAATCAAGCCGAGAATTCCAAGAACTCGTCGAGGCTCACAAGAAGACTGCTGGTTCTGACCATCAAGTTGACACTCCTTCTGCCAAGAGAGATTCAACTTCTGGCAGAGAGATTAAGCAAGatttcttggagaagaagttaGAAGCTTCAAACGAAAATAAGTTGATTAAgcaagaagaaagagagatagGAGACACAGGCTTGAAGCCTTACATTCAGTATCTGAATCAGATGAAGGGATACATATACTTTGCTGCCGCTACTCTTTGTCACATTTTATTTGTAACTGGCCAAATAATTCAAAACTCATGGATGGCTGCTAATGTTGACAACCCTCATATCAAAACTCTGAAATTGATCTTAGTCTACTTGTTGATAGGAGTTGTTTCAATTGTTTTTATGTTAATCAGAACTTTTCTTATAGTTGCTTTAGGTCTTCTATCATCAAAACATCTATTTTCACAGTTGATGAACTCCCTTTTCCGCGCACCGATGTCTTTTTATGACTCCACACCTTTGGGAAGGATACTTAGCAGG GTATCTGCAGATATGAGCATTGTGGATCTTGATGTACCATTTTTCCTTGCATATACTGTGGGGGGTACTacaaatttttattctaatCTTGCAGTTTTATCATTTGTGAGTTGGCAAGTCTTGTTTGTTGCCATACCACTGGTTTTTGCTGCGATTCAATTGCAG AAATACTACTTTGCTACTGCAAAAGCATTGATGAGGTTAAATGGCACAACAAAATCATTTGTAGCTAATCATGTAGCAGAAACTAATGCTGGAGCTGTGACAATAAGGGCCTTTAAGGAGGAAGATCGCTTTTTCAAGAAGAATCTTGATCTGATTGATGTCAATGCTAGTCCATTCTTCCATAGTTTCACTTCAAATGAATGGTTGATCCAACGGTTAGAAACAATCAGTGCTGTTGTTCTATCTGCTGCAGCACTTTGCATGGTTGTGCTTCCACCCGAGACTTTCCCCGCCG GATTTATTGGCATGGCACTCTCTTATGGCCTTTCACTGAACAATTCCCTAgtattttcaattcaatttcaatgCACTCTAGCAAATTATATAGTATCTGTAGAGAGGATAAATCAATATATGTATATACCAAGTGAGGCCCCAGAAGTTATCGAAGGAAATCGCCCTCCGGTTAATTGGCCAGATGCAGGCAAAGTAGAAATTAGTAACTTGCAG ATAAGATACAGGGCTAATGGACCACTTGTACTCCATGGAATTACATGCACATTTGAAGGAGGACACAAGATTGGTATTGTTGGCAGGACAGGAAGTGGGAAGTCCACTCTTATTAGTGCTTTGTTTCGCCTTGTCGAGCCGGCCGGTGGAAAGATTGTAATGGATGGCATAGACATATCCTCGATCGGCCTTCATGATTTGAGGTCACATTTAGGTGTTATACCTCAGGATCCTACTCTTTTTAATGGAACAGTTAGATATAATTTGGACCCTTTGTCTCAACATTCTGATGAAGAGATATGGGAG GTTCTTGGAAAGTGTCAGTTGCGAGAAGCCgtgcaagaaaaagaaaagggctTAGACTCCTCAG TTGTTGAAGATGGATCGAATTGGAGTATGGGACAAAGGCAGTTATTCTGTCTAGGCCGCGCCCTTTTGAGGCGAAGTAGGATATTGGTGCTTGATGAAGCAACCGCATCAATTGATAATGCAACAGATCTTATTTTGCAGAAAACAATTAGAACAGAATTTGCAGATTGTACAGTGATCACAGTAGCACACAGGATACCAACTGTGATGGATTGCACCAAGGTTCTCTCCATAAGTGATG GAAAATTGGTAGAGTATGATGAGCCAAAGAAGTTAATGAAGAGAGAAGGGTCATTGTTTGGGAAGCTTGTGAAAGAATACTGGTCTCATTTTCAGTCTGCAGAATCTCATTGA